The following proteins come from a genomic window of Accipiter gentilis chromosome 2, bAccGen1.1, whole genome shotgun sequence:
- the RBBP8 gene encoding DNA endonuclease RBBP8 isoform X1 — translation MNASGGSCGSPSSAEPTGDFFKELWSKLKECHDKEVQGLQLKISKLKKERCLDAERLEEFYTKNQQLREQQKALHDTIKVLEDRLRAGLCDRCAVTEEHMRKKQQEFENIRQQNLKLITELMNEKNNLQDENKKITEQFQQLQKELEEQKQQAVELEEGVIPDSPVLTSSFSVVNRLRRKKENRHIRYTEHTHPDLELAESNSDFGKIPLYSTQVNSHHGEEILVADTCDPQLSPVPNKPRMGGYPVPKPSFNLAAVVAETIGLAVQEESESQSVLSPPRTNTVMSQAPESMQSEDSRKHPASESRNDDNNLGLSDPSRNTPPLVDWDSRVASPIFGASSSMKNNSSTSHAPCILDSGLKPNLKTNLFNNPSSSRSHKSRSKSEDVAFVAPLNLGTDINSVISQASINRQMVVKKNTNEAVTCAGNTCAAKNDVIKSDFLLVHQKQLEGRCAKRKKAEDEHAISCEKTSFNKENSVPFRSDVQHINGEHTVDKPLDLSDRFSGVRCQEKKQGSEEICKNRLKQVTLHDIFSQLGKPIPESSSSIQNANNESCLFGRDLQEESYVQEAMLGKTFPDKKNHIQMKEEVPPFKIAPLPSSAETEQLFDDVKVASGHVPNRKKTRTGHGESEPASVLQPNPCRLSKNKALQNEQELKDKPLENLQWSIDPGADLSQYKMDITVIDTKGGSQSRVGGEVVDTDYTYVGESVLLKMKSQEQIQESSPRGEKTINDTLTEMFDRTTHEEYESCLPEDSPSACAEKETLHDEEQDKGITAASKKLKKHEDKQDKAKQKAFVEPYFKSDERKSTVLDFPHIEVIRKKEERRKLPGHTCKECEIYYADIPEEEREKKLASCSRHRFRYIPPKTPENFWEIGFPSTQTCVERGYIKEDLAPCQRPKRRQPYAVMFSPKGKEQKT, via the exons ATGAATGCATCTGGAGGAAGCTGTGGGAGCCCTAGTTCTGCAGAACCTACAGGAGATTTCTTCAAGGAATTGTGGTCCAAACTGAAAGAATGTCATGATAAAGAAGTACAAG GCTTACAGCTGAAAATATCTAAGTTGAAAAAGGAAAGATGCTT GGATGCAGAGAGGCTTGAAGAGTTTTATACCAAGAACCAACAGCtcagagaacagcaaaaagcaCTTCATGACACTATCAAGGTTTTAGAAGACAG ATTAAGAGCAGGATTATGTGATCGTTGTGCTGTAACTGAAGAACAtatgagaaagaagcagcaagagtTTGAAAATATCCGGCAGCAGAATCTTAAACTTATCACTGAGCTTA tgaatgaaaaaaacaacttgcaggatgaaaataaaaagataactGAACAGTTTCAGCAATTACAGAAGGAGTTGGA GGAGCAAAAGCAACAAGCAGTGGAATTAGAAGAAGGAGTCATTCCAGATTCTCCAGTTCTGACTTCTTCATTTTCTGTGGTTAATcgtctgagaagaaaaaaagagaataggcATATACGATACACAGAACATACACACCCAGATTTGGAACTTGCAGAAAGCAACAGTG ACTTTGGAAAAATTCCACTGTATTCCACACAAGTGAACAGTCACCATGGAGAAGAGATACTAGTGGCAGACACCTGTGATCCACAACTGTCCCCTGTACCAA ATAAACCAAGGATGGGAGGCTATCCTGTTCCAAAGCCATCTTTTAACTTGGCTGCAGTCGTGGCAGAAACAATTGGACTTGCTGTTCAAGAGGAATCT GAGTCCCAGAGTGTACTGAGTCCTCCCCGTACCAATACTGTTATGAGCCAGGCCCCAGAGAGCATGCAGTCTGAAGACTCAAGAAAACATCCAGCTTCTGAATCAAGAAATGATGACAACAATTTAGG TCTTTCAGATCCATCTCGGAACACTCCACCACTTGTTGACTGGGATTCTAGGGTAGCTTCTCCCATTTTTGGAGCTTCTAGCAGTATGAAGAACAACTCAAGTACAAGTCATGCCCCTTGTATTTTAGATTCAGGATTGAAGCCTAATCTCAAAACTAACCTCTTCAACAATCCTTCCAGTTCCAGATCTCATAAAAGTAGATCAAAATCTGAAGATGTTGCTTTTGTTGCACCACTGAATCTTGGAACGGATATCAACTCAGTTATTAGCCAGGCCTCTATCAATAGGCAAATGGTTGTGAAAAAGAATACTAATGAGGCTGTAACCTGTGCTGGAAACACTTGTGCAGCTAAAAATGATGTGATCAAGAGTGATTTCCTTCTTGTACACCAGAAGCAGCTAGAAGGCAGGTGTGCCAAGAGAAAGAAAGCTGAAGATGAGCATGCAATTAGCTGTGAAAAAACATCCTTCAACAAAGAGAACTCAGTGCCATTTCGATCAGATGTTCAGCATATTAATGGGGAGCATACAGTGGATAAGCCCTTGGATCTGTCTGATCGCTTCTCTGGAGTTCgttgtcaagaaaaaaaacaaggaagtgAGGAGATCTGTAAAAATAGACTGAAACAGGTGACACTGCATGACATTTTTTCACAGCTAGGGAAGCCCATTCCTGAAAGTTCATCATCTATCCAAAATGCCAACAATGAGAGCTGTTTGTTTGGCAGAGATTTACAAGAAGAATCCTATGTACAAGAGGCAATGCTGGGAAAAACATTCCCAGATAAGAAAAACCATATCCAAATGAAAGAAGAAGTTCCTCCCTTCAAAATTGCACCACTGCCAAgttctgcagagacagagcaaCTTTTTGATGATGTGAAG GTTGCCAGTGGCCATGTaccaaatagaaagaaaacaaggacaGGACATGGAGAGTCTGAACCAGCATCTGTACTTCAACCAAACCCTTGTAGACTATCAAAAAATAAAGCACTGCAAAATGAGCAAG AACTGAAAGATAAACCTTTAGAAAACCTTCAGTGGAGTATAGACCCAGGAGCTGACCTTTCACAGTACAAAATGGACATTACTGTGATTGATACAAAG GGTGGTTCTCAGTCAAGAGTTGGAGGAGAAGTTGTTGATACAGATTATACATATGTTGGTGAAAGTgtgctattaaaaatgaaaagtcaaGAGCAAATTCAGGAAAGCAGTCCAA gaggagaaaaaacaattaATGATACCTTAACAGAGATGTTTGATCGGACAACCCATGAAGAATATGAATCCTGCCTACCAGAAGATAGTCCTTCTGCATGTGCTGAAAAAGAAACTCTTCATGATGAAGAGCAGGATAAGGGAATAACAGCAGCAAGCAAGAAACTAAAGA AACATGAGGATAAACAAGATAAAGCCAAGCAGAAGGCTTTTGTGGAGCCATATTTCAAAAGTGATGAAAG aaagagtACTGTGTTAGATTTTCCTCATATTGAGGTTATtcgaaaaaaagaagaaagaagaaaattgcctGGCCATACTTGTAAGGAATGTGAAATA TATTATGCAGACATTCCAGAAGAAGAGCGAGAAAAGAAACTAGCTTCCTGTTCAAGACACAGATTTCGCTACATTCCTCCAAAGACTCCTGAAAATTTCTGGGAGATTGGATTTCCTTCCACCCAAACTTGTGTGGAAAGAG GATATATTAAAGAGGATCTTGCTCCCTGTCAGCGTCCAAAAAGACGGCAGCCTTATGCCGTAATGTTTTCTCCAAAAGGCAAAGAGCAGAAGACATAA
- the RBBP8 gene encoding DNA endonuclease RBBP8 isoform X2 produces MNASGGSCGSPSSAEPTGDFFKELWSKLKECHDKEVQGLQLKISKLKKERCLDAERLEEFYTKNQQLREQQKALHDTIKVLEDRLRAGLCDRCAVTEEHMRKKQQEFENIRQQNLKLITELMNEKNNLQDENKKITEQFQQLQKELEEQKQQAVELEEGVIPDSPVLTSSFSVVNRLRRKKENRHIRYTEHTHPDLELAESNSDFGKIPLYSTQVNSHHGEEILVADTCDPQLSPVPNKPRMGGYPVPKPSFNLAAVVAETIGLAVQEESESQSVLSPPRTNTVMSQAPESMQSEDSRKHPASESRNDDNNLGSRSHKSRSKSEDVAFVAPLNLGTDINSVISQASINRQMVVKKNTNEAVTCAGNTCAAKNDVIKSDFLLVHQKQLEGRCAKRKKAEDEHAISCEKTSFNKENSVPFRSDVQHINGEHTVDKPLDLSDRFSGVRCQEKKQGSEEICKNRLKQVTLHDIFSQLGKPIPESSSSIQNANNESCLFGRDLQEESYVQEAMLGKTFPDKKNHIQMKEEVPPFKIAPLPSSAETEQLFDDVKVASGHVPNRKKTRTGHGESEPASVLQPNPCRLSKNKALQNEQELKDKPLENLQWSIDPGADLSQYKMDITVIDTKGGSQSRVGGEVVDTDYTYVGESVLLKMKSQEQIQESSPRGEKTINDTLTEMFDRTTHEEYESCLPEDSPSACAEKETLHDEEQDKGITAASKKLKKHEDKQDKAKQKAFVEPYFKSDERKSTVLDFPHIEVIRKKEERRKLPGHTCKECEIYYADIPEEEREKKLASCSRHRFRYIPPKTPENFWEIGFPSTQTCVERGYIKEDLAPCQRPKRRQPYAVMFSPKGKEQKT; encoded by the exons ATGAATGCATCTGGAGGAAGCTGTGGGAGCCCTAGTTCTGCAGAACCTACAGGAGATTTCTTCAAGGAATTGTGGTCCAAACTGAAAGAATGTCATGATAAAGAAGTACAAG GCTTACAGCTGAAAATATCTAAGTTGAAAAAGGAAAGATGCTT GGATGCAGAGAGGCTTGAAGAGTTTTATACCAAGAACCAACAGCtcagagaacagcaaaaagcaCTTCATGACACTATCAAGGTTTTAGAAGACAG ATTAAGAGCAGGATTATGTGATCGTTGTGCTGTAACTGAAGAACAtatgagaaagaagcagcaagagtTTGAAAATATCCGGCAGCAGAATCTTAAACTTATCACTGAGCTTA tgaatgaaaaaaacaacttgcaggatgaaaataaaaagataactGAACAGTTTCAGCAATTACAGAAGGAGTTGGA GGAGCAAAAGCAACAAGCAGTGGAATTAGAAGAAGGAGTCATTCCAGATTCTCCAGTTCTGACTTCTTCATTTTCTGTGGTTAATcgtctgagaagaaaaaaagagaataggcATATACGATACACAGAACATACACACCCAGATTTGGAACTTGCAGAAAGCAACAGTG ACTTTGGAAAAATTCCACTGTATTCCACACAAGTGAACAGTCACCATGGAGAAGAGATACTAGTGGCAGACACCTGTGATCCACAACTGTCCCCTGTACCAA ATAAACCAAGGATGGGAGGCTATCCTGTTCCAAAGCCATCTTTTAACTTGGCTGCAGTCGTGGCAGAAACAATTGGACTTGCTGTTCAAGAGGAATCT GAGTCCCAGAGTGTACTGAGTCCTCCCCGTACCAATACTGTTATGAGCCAGGCCCCAGAGAGCATGCAGTCTGAAGACTCAAGAAAACATCCAGCTTCTGAATCAAGAAATGATGACAACAATTTAGG TTCCAGATCTCATAAAAGTAGATCAAAATCTGAAGATGTTGCTTTTGTTGCACCACTGAATCTTGGAACGGATATCAACTCAGTTATTAGCCAGGCCTCTATCAATAGGCAAATGGTTGTGAAAAAGAATACTAATGAGGCTGTAACCTGTGCTGGAAACACTTGTGCAGCTAAAAATGATGTGATCAAGAGTGATTTCCTTCTTGTACACCAGAAGCAGCTAGAAGGCAGGTGTGCCAAGAGAAAGAAAGCTGAAGATGAGCATGCAATTAGCTGTGAAAAAACATCCTTCAACAAAGAGAACTCAGTGCCATTTCGATCAGATGTTCAGCATATTAATGGGGAGCATACAGTGGATAAGCCCTTGGATCTGTCTGATCGCTTCTCTGGAGTTCgttgtcaagaaaaaaaacaaggaagtgAGGAGATCTGTAAAAATAGACTGAAACAGGTGACACTGCATGACATTTTTTCACAGCTAGGGAAGCCCATTCCTGAAAGTTCATCATCTATCCAAAATGCCAACAATGAGAGCTGTTTGTTTGGCAGAGATTTACAAGAAGAATCCTATGTACAAGAGGCAATGCTGGGAAAAACATTCCCAGATAAGAAAAACCATATCCAAATGAAAGAAGAAGTTCCTCCCTTCAAAATTGCACCACTGCCAAgttctgcagagacagagcaaCTTTTTGATGATGTGAAG GTTGCCAGTGGCCATGTaccaaatagaaagaaaacaaggacaGGACATGGAGAGTCTGAACCAGCATCTGTACTTCAACCAAACCCTTGTAGACTATCAAAAAATAAAGCACTGCAAAATGAGCAAG AACTGAAAGATAAACCTTTAGAAAACCTTCAGTGGAGTATAGACCCAGGAGCTGACCTTTCACAGTACAAAATGGACATTACTGTGATTGATACAAAG GGTGGTTCTCAGTCAAGAGTTGGAGGAGAAGTTGTTGATACAGATTATACATATGTTGGTGAAAGTgtgctattaaaaatgaaaagtcaaGAGCAAATTCAGGAAAGCAGTCCAA gaggagaaaaaacaattaATGATACCTTAACAGAGATGTTTGATCGGACAACCCATGAAGAATATGAATCCTGCCTACCAGAAGATAGTCCTTCTGCATGTGCTGAAAAAGAAACTCTTCATGATGAAGAGCAGGATAAGGGAATAACAGCAGCAAGCAAGAAACTAAAGA AACATGAGGATAAACAAGATAAAGCCAAGCAGAAGGCTTTTGTGGAGCCATATTTCAAAAGTGATGAAAG aaagagtACTGTGTTAGATTTTCCTCATATTGAGGTTATtcgaaaaaaagaagaaagaagaaaattgcctGGCCATACTTGTAAGGAATGTGAAATA TATTATGCAGACATTCCAGAAGAAGAGCGAGAAAAGAAACTAGCTTCCTGTTCAAGACACAGATTTCGCTACATTCCTCCAAAGACTCCTGAAAATTTCTGGGAGATTGGATTTCCTTCCACCCAAACTTGTGTGGAAAGAG GATATATTAAAGAGGATCTTGCTCCCTGTCAGCGTCCAAAAAGACGGCAGCCTTATGCCGTAATGTTTTCTCCAAAAGGCAAAGAGCAGAAGACATAA